Within the Borrelia coriaceae genome, the region GAAAAGCTTTCTTAATTGCATTTTCTACAGTCATTCCTTGAAACTGATTTATTTCAAGCTTACGATTGAAATAGTTACTCTTTGTTGCTAAATGAATTTCAAGATCAACACTAAAATCACCACTGGTGTAATCAGTGCTCATTGGAACACCAAGATAGCCTGCCATGATAAAATCATAATCTTTAGAATCCCAAAACTTTTTATAAGATATTCTTACAATATCTCCTTCATTTACATTTTCAGTAAAATCTATGTTTAAGTTCCAAATAGTTAGTTTGCCTTTTTTTCCACATACATAGTTATTACTTGAATAAGTATCAGATATTGATATGTCGATATATATTCCATCTTCAGTTAAAATTACAATTTTGGGTTTTTCTTCTGATTTAGCATTTTCATTTTCATTTGGATTTGTAGGATCATTAGGCTGGGCTTTATGTTTATTAGGCTGAACTGTAGGTTTATTAGGCTTATTTGTAGGATCATTAGGCTGAGCTTTATTTGAACTAAAGAATTCAATTTTAAAATCATATTTGATAAGTCTAGATTCCATAATATCATCCCTTATATACTTGAAATGTTTTAAGAACTTCTAATGTAAGACTAATTTCAACCTCATCAAGGTATACTGTGTCTCTAAGTGTAAGAGATGTAATGGCAACTACGCCTCTAAATCCTAAAGATGGGCTGTACAGAGTAAATGGTACACTTGCTTCAACTCTATTAATAAGTTGTTGTTTTGATAAATTACTAGTATGTGGAAAAATTGACCTGCCCGATGCGTTATTAACTGACCATTCAAGCATTTCTTTATATGCACTGGTTAGTATTCCATTATTTAATGTGATAATTTCACCAGTGAAAATTGGATTGTAGCTTACATATCCTGCTTTGCGTGTGTAGTAGTCAATTACGGGCCTTTTAGAGCATGTTGTACTATAGCTTGAACTTATCAGTTCAGTTTTAGGTAAAATAAAAAAACCTTGTGGTACGTATCCAAGTCCCTTAAAGTCCATTCTTGGACATAGAATTAAGAAATTATATGCCATAAACACACTAGAAAACTCATTAAATGTTTCTTTAAGAATACTTGTCACTTGAGATGGCGTGAGATTTAAGAAATCTAGTGTTGCCTTTACTGGTGATGCGTCTTTATATTGATGAATAAAATCTGTTGTAAATTGTGATATCATACTTCTATCCTGGTGTTTTTATACTTGCGTCTGTTTCTAATTTTGTTTCAGTATCAGTACTTGAGAGTGGTGAATGGCTATGATCTGTTTCATCATCGCTTCCAAAAAATGATTTGTAAACCCAACTAGGTAATACTAATTTAAGCATTTTCATTGTCATCTTTTTTAGCCATTCGTTTATATTACCGAAAAAACTTTTTAGTGATTCGATTAAAGGATCTGAAATATGAGTTTTAAATGAAAAACCTTCAGCCCATTCTACTATCTTAAGTACAGCATCAAGTAATGGTTGTAAAGCCTTCGAAGTAAGTTCTGAAACTTTTTCCTGCGTCTTTTTTATGCTGGATTTAGTCTTTTCCGTTGTACTTGTGTAGTTAGGAATCCCTAGTAAATTCCAATCCTTAATTACTTCTTTTAGTTGATCCACTCTATACTCAAGAGCTTGACTTGTTGCTAGTGTGTTATATTCCATTTTGGATTGTTCATTATATTTATTAGTAAATTCTTTAAATGAGCTCATAATATCATAAAGAGGCCCGCTTTTTCCTTGTAGGAATTCAACTACTGCTGTAACAGCAGAACTACTATCCTCAACAACCCCAGTAGATTTAAGCCTAGCAGCAAACATTACTGCACTTTGAAGATTCTGTTGAGTATTCTGACCTAAGAATTGTAATTCTTTTCTAAGAACCCCAGCTGCATTTAAGAATTCTTCTCTTTCTAAATCACCTTCAAATCCTGAGAGGTCTTTGAGATTTTGATCAATTAAGCTTTTTTCACCTTTTGTAAATAGTCTTGAAGTAACTGCTCCTAACTTACTTACTTTTGCTTTTTTTTCTAACGCTCCAAGGGCGAAATCAAATGCGCCTTGAGCGACCATTGCAGCAGCACCACCCACTGCAGCTCCAAGGGCAGTTCCAAGCGCAATGCCACCAACACCCGGCCCACCACCAGCACTCATACGTTTTTTCATAGCTTTACGAAGCGCTGCGTCTTTATGCTTTCCACTTTTCATTTCTTCATATTCCAATTGTCTCATATCTTTATCAGACATGAGTGAACGCTTGAATGCTTTTTTCCTAGCATCTTCAAATTTGTATCCTAGCTTAACAAGTTTTTTAGTTTCTTTAAGTCTAAATTTTTCTACATTTTCTCTTAAGCGTTCATATTTTGTTTGTTTGGATAGTTCAGTTTTCTTTTGAGATAAGTTATGTTTTAATATGTCTTTTGTACTTCCAAGGGATGTTCTTTTGGGTTTAATTAACTTTTCAAGTTTAGCTATGTCTTGTTCTAAGGCCTTACGAGTTATTGCATGATCAAGTACACCCTTAAATTTAATTGTGAAGTTTGTATCATTCATAATATACCTTTACTAAGAAACATTTCAAATATTTGTTTTTCAAGTTTAAGTTCAGATATTTTATTAACTTCCATTAAATCTTTATAATTTAATTTTTTTACTTCATTGACACTACAAATACCCATGATAATTGGAAAAAAATATTTGTTCTTTTTTATCTTTTCAAGTAGATTAAAATATGAATGCTTAGTTTCATTGAATAGTTTCATATATTCATTACTATTGCTTTTCATAAGTTTTAAACATCCTTATATTTTGATATTTTTGATATTCTGTATTATCTGTTCATAATTCCAACTATCATCAATGTAATCAAATTGTACAAACCCATCAGCATTATTTAGATAATGACTTAAGTAAACAAATGATGGTTTTTTAAAATCGGGATCTAATTTGAATGTATCAAACTGAATTGAGTAAAGTATTGCAGTAAGATAATCTTTGTAGTAAGCAATGTATTTTCTATTTTCATTTAAAATGAAGTAAAACTCATCTAAAAAGTTAGGTTTAATCATAAGATCTGTTATTGCTTTTAGGTATTCAAGTTCATTAAGTTTTTCAAGACCATAATTTTGTGAAAATCCTAATATAGAATCCCACTTGTAAACCGGCAGCACTTTTACTTCAAATGTGTGAGTTTGATCCTTGGTTAATATATTCATTTTATATCTTGTAATCATAAAGCCTCCTTAATTATTGTTGGGAGCATCAACTGTACAGTTAACTGCTCTTATTTCAAAAGTAACTTTTTCAGCTTCAGCTGAGTAATTTCTAGATGGTTCTTCTGAAAAGAATGCATATTGAGATATGATTTTGATGTCTTGTAAATCATTGAATGCTAAAGATAACATCTTTGCATTTTTACTTTTACTAATATCATAAAATTGGTCTTTTGCAAGCTTTGTTAGCAGTTTGTACTCATAAGATCCAATTGTAACTTCTATGTTGAATATAAAAACAATTGTTCTAGGGTCTCTAAAGCTAATTACAGGAAAACCTCTGTCTTCACTACTAGCTACTGCTCTTGTTGTAGGTTCACTTGTGAGTTCTAATTTCCCACCTTGAATTTCAACCCCACCAATGAAAAAAACTATATTTGATAAATCATAATATTGTGACATTTCTAAACCCCCTCTAGGCTATTTATATAACTTTGTATATCTTCAGCCGTAATGTTTAAAACAACAGAATTCATGGAGTAGTTATAAGTAATCTCTATTGATAAGCAAAGCTTTAATTGAGGTATTGGTGATATTTCAATTTTAAGGTTAGAATAAGAGACAATTATATGTTTATCAATGAAACCTTTAAGCATGCATTCAATAGCAGCACTGTAAGCATTGTCTTTTTCACCCGATAATTGTAAAGCTGATAATTTACTGTTTTGTCTATTATTAACATTCCATACTCTAATAAGTTCAGATGT harbors:
- a CDS encoding DUF759 family protein, encoding MNDTNFTIKFKGVLDHAITRKALEQDIAKLEKLIKPKRTSLGSTKDILKHNLSQKKTELSKQTKYERLRENVEKFRLKETKKLVKLGYKFEDARKKAFKRSLMSDKDMRQLEYEEMKSGKHKDAALRKAMKKRMSAGGGPGVGGIALGTALGAAVGGAAAMVAQGAFDFALGALEKKAKVSKLGAVTSRLFTKGEKSLIDQNLKDLSGFEGDLEREEFLNAAGVLRKELQFLGQNTQQNLQSAVMFAARLKSTGVVEDSSSAVTAVVEFLQGKSGPLYDIMSSFKEFTNKYNEQSKMEYNTLATSQALEYRVDQLKEVIKDWNLLGIPNYTSTTEKTKSSIKKTQEKVSELTSKALQPLLDAVLKIVEWAEGFSFKTHISDPLIESLKSFFGNINEWLKKMTMKMLKLVLPSWVYKSFFGSDDETDHSHSPLSSTDTETKLETDASIKTPG
- a CDS encoding DUF792 family protein: MISQFTTDFIHQYKDASPVKATLDFLNLTPSQVTSILKETFNEFSSVFMAYNFLILCPRMDFKGLGYVPQGFFILPKTELISSSYSTTCSKRPVIDYYTRKAGYVSYNPIFTGEIITLNNGILTSAYKEMLEWSVNNASGRSIFPHTSNLSKQQLINRVEASVPFTLYSPSLGFRGVVAITSLTLRDTVYLDEVEISLTLEVLKTFQVYKG
- a CDS encoding DUF1322 family protein; its protein translation is MKSNSNEYMKLFNETKHSYFNLLEKIKKNKYFFPIIMGICSVNEVKKLNYKDLMEVNKISELKLEKQIFEMFLSKGIL
- a CDS encoding DUF693 family protein, whose translation is MESRLIKYDFKIEFFSSNKAQPNDPTNKPNKPTVQPNKHKAQPNDPTNPNENENAKSEEKPKIVILTEDGIYIDISISDTYSSNNYVCGKKGKLTIWNLNIDFTENVNEGDIVRISYKKFWDSKDYDFIMAGYLGVPMSTDYTSGDFSVDLEIHLATKSNYFNRKLEINQFQGMTVENAIKKAFPNRNIINMSYKDRNQILTESFNANTPLEFIEKITKKYVQSVRTDIGIKGHEQLIKEAALGISHVECNYIFTNATPQEQATQYLSLEDFGLEFIPQQEITIGSTRNIRLIYWNAKIMYTHKLQVGNKVKFIDGLGKEIKTSILQTNATLSNNGKCSLFLKLYDDSNYLNIKGEAK
- a CDS encoding DUF1473 family protein yields the protein MITRYKMNILTKDQTHTFEVKVLPVYKWDSILGFSQNYGLEKLNELEYLKAITDLMIKPNFLDEFYFILNENRKYIAYYKDYLTAILYSIQFDTFKLDPDFKKPSFVYLSHYLNNADGFVQFDYIDDSWNYEQIIQNIKNIKI
- a CDS encoding DUF1463 family protein, giving the protein MSQYYDLSNIVFFIGGVEIQGGKLELTSEPTTRAVASSEDRGFPVISFRDPRTIVFIFNIEVTIGSYEYKLLTKLAKDQFYDISKSKNAKMLSLAFNDLQDIKIISQYAFFSEEPSRNYSAEAEKVTFEIRAVNCTVDAPNNN